From a region of the Triticum aestivum cultivar Chinese Spring chromosome 7D, IWGSC CS RefSeq v2.1, whole genome shotgun sequence genome:
- the LOC123170693 gene encoding anaphase-promoting complex subunit 10, which produces MILVVLFANFEGNIRIKKMIPSYSQPLTPHREAWSVSSCKPRNGVASLRDDSLDTYWQSDGAQPHLVNIQFQKKVQLQLVVLYVDFKLDESYTPSKISIRAGDGFHNLKEIKTVDLLKPVGWVHISLSGTDPRETFIHTFMLQIAVLANHLNGRSWDGAAWPAGGGGKGQPGGEESTRRDGAAGWRRGKGAAGRGGVDDKGRPAWAVS; this is translated from the exons atGATACTCGTCGTGCTCTTCGCCAACTTCGAAGGCAACATCCGCATCAAGAAGATGATACCCTCCTACTCCCAACCACTCACACCACATCGAGAGGCCTGGAGCGTCAGCTCCTGCAAGCCCCGCAACGGCGTCGCCTCCCTCCGCGACGACAGCCTCGACACCTACTGGCA GTCGGACGGCGCGCAGCCGCACCTGGTCAACATCCAGTTCCAGAAGAAGGTGCAGCTGCAG CTTGTTGTGCTGTACGTGGATTTCAAGCTGGACGAGAGCTACACGCCCAGCAAGATCTCCATCCGGGCCGGCGACGGCTTCCACAATCTCAAG GAAATTAAAACGGTGGACCTTTTGAAGCCAGTAGGATGGGTTCATATATCATTATCTGGCACTGATCCCCG AGAAACATTCATTCATACATTTATGCTCCAAATTGCGGTGCTGGCCAATCACCTGAATG GGCGCAGCTGGGACGGGGCGGCGTGGCCGGCTGGAGGCGGGGGAAAGGGGCAGCCGGGCGGGGAGGAGTCAACGAGAAGGGACGGCGCGGCCGGCTGGAGGCGGGGGAAAGGGGCGGCCGGGCGGGGAGGAGTCGACGACAAGGGGCGGCCGGCCTGGGCGGTGTCGTAG